The following proteins are encoded in a genomic region of Arcobacter suis CECT 7833:
- a CDS encoding efflux RND transporter permease subunit: MKLEKFIFDILESPKKSFLIYFITFVLFVLSIVTFPTQIIKAKMLPSKDSDTFSIYVDLKDGSSVSQTKEVTQCIVNNLQKEKNIINISAFIKEGQPLDFAALVKQSALKNKESQAEIIVNIKKQKERDITSYNLISQLRFDVQKNCSLYEANIKFIELPAGPPVLASIVTEIYGGNSFESRRDFALKIANILKNQSTLVDIDVLADKDFIMYELELDNSKAIISLVDLEQLKNTLFLAFEGMNISVVNDKNAQSQIPIFLRLNDSRILQNSSKDELKNKLQNLKIVNAQGNMINISELVKIKEIIKEPTISSKNLNLLINVIAETSKDSQIYPLLDAREEMLNTLNTDYEITKTNMLNLSFINKKTKEKFDLIFDGELKVTIDTFIDLGGAFIIALVLIFFLMVMYYKSFALSGAIVLSSFISIIGVIFAHIIMDLFTSDTFYLTATSLIGFIGLIGINSRNSTLIIDFSKQLVHEKNLDINEAIAKATATRSKPIILTVLTMVFASALIANDAVFGGLGVALIGGTLISYVVSMFFVPVIIKNQLKKIL; the protein is encoded by the coding sequence ATGAAATTAGAAAAATTTATATTTGATATTTTAGAAAGTCCAAAAAAATCATTTTTGATTTATTTTATTACTTTTGTTTTATTTGTTTTAAGTATTGTTACGTTTCCAACGCAAATTATAAAAGCAAAAATGCTTCCAAGTAAGGATTCTGATACTTTTTCTATTTATGTAGATTTAAAAGATGGTTCAAGTGTTTCTCAAACAAAAGAAGTAACTCAATGTATTGTAAACAATCTTCAAAAAGAAAAAAATATTATCAATATTTCAGCTTTTATAAAAGAAGGTCAACCTTTGGATTTTGCAGCACTTGTAAAACAAAGTGCATTAAAAAACAAAGAATCTCAAGCTGAAATTATTGTAAATATAAAAAAACAAAAAGAAAGAGATATTACAAGTTACAATTTGATTAGTCAATTAAGATTTGATGTACAAAAAAACTGCTCTTTATATGAAGCAAACATCAAATTTATTGAACTTCCAGCAGGTCCTCCTGTATTAGCTTCAATTGTTACAGAAATTTATGGTGGAAATAGTTTTGAAAGTAGGAGAGATTTTGCACTAAAAATTGCAAATATTCTTAAAAATCAAAGTACATTAGTGGATATTGATGTACTTGCAGATAAAGATTTTATTATGTACGAATTAGAATTAGATAATAGTAAAGCTATTATTAGTTTAGTTGATTTAGAACAATTAAAAAATACTTTGTTTTTAGCTTTTGAAGGTATGAATATCTCTGTTGTAAATGATAAAAACGCACAAAGTCAAATTCCAATTTTTTTAAGATTAAATGATTCAAGAATTCTTCAAAACTCTTCAAAAGATGAATTAAAAAATAAACTTCAAAATCTAAAAATAGTAAATGCTCAAGGAAATATGATAAATATTTCAGAATTAGTAAAAATAAAAGAGATAATAAAAGAACCAACCATTAGCTCAAAAAATCTAAATTTATTAATAAATGTAATAGCAGAAACTTCTAAAGATAGTCAAATTTACCCTCTTTTAGATGCAAGAGAAGAAATGTTAAATACTTTAAATACTGACTACGAAATAACAAAAACAAATATGTTAAATCTATCATTCATAAATAAAAAAACAAAAGAAAAGTTTGATTTAATTTTTGATGGAGAATTAAAAGTAACAATTGATACTTTTATAGATTTAGGTGGAGCGTTTATTATTGCACTTGTTCTAATCTTCTTTTTGATGGTTATGTATTATAAAAGTTTTGCACTTTCAGGAGCTATTGTATTATCAAGTTTTATATCAATTATTGGAGTAATATTTGCCCATATAATTATGGATTTATTTACAAGTGATACTTTTTATTTAACAGCCACATCACTTATTGGATTTATTGGACTTATTGGAATAAACTCAAGAAATTCCACTTTAATCATTGATTTTTCAAAACAGCTAGTTCATGAAAAAAATCTTGACATTAATGAAGCAATAGCAAAAGCAACTGCAACGCGTTCTAAGCCAATAATTCTTACAGTTCTAACCATGGTATTCGCAAGTGCTTTAATAGCAAATGATGCAGTGTTTGGAGGTCTAGGAGTTGCACTTATTGGTGGAACTTTAATCTCTTATGTGGTTTCTATGTTTTTTGTGCCAGTTATCATCAAAAACCAATTAAAAAAGATTTTATAA
- a CDS encoding pyridoxamine 5'-phosphate oxidase family protein — translation MRRAEFDVKDENSVNEVLETCEYGSLSLISDGKPYVVALNFVFFENSIFFHGAKEGRKIEAIKSNPNASFLVVKPYSFIPSFFSDTMSASPATQFFASVLFEGTISFIEDGNIKAKVLNALMKKFQSEDSFEEIAYEKAMYTKILDKTAILELKPESISCKIKVGQNLNEEKKNRLIEKLKSRDSKIDEETIKQMQLYN, via the coding sequence GTGAGACGAGCTGAATTTGATGTAAAAGATGAAAATAGTGTAAATGAAGTATTAGAAACTTGTGAATATGGAAGTTTAAGTTTAATAAGTGATGGAAAACCTTATGTTGTTGCATTAAATTTTGTATTTTTTGAAAACTCTATTTTTTTTCATGGTGCAAAAGAAGGAAGAAAAATTGAAGCTATAAAATCAAATCCAAATGCCTCTTTTTTAGTGGTAAAACCTTACTCTTTTATTCCTTCATTTTTTAGTGACACAATGTCTGCTTCTCCTGCAACTCAATTTTTTGCTTCGGTGTTATTTGAGGGAACAATTAGTTTTATTGAAGATGGAAATATTAAAGCAAAAGTTTTAAACGCTTTAATGAAAAAATTTCAAAGTGAAGATAGTTTTGAAGAAATTGCCTATGAAAAAGCTATGTATACAAAAATCTTAGATAAAACGGCTATTCTTGAGTTAAAACCTGAAAGTATAAGTTGTAAAATAAAAGTAGGGCAGAATTTAAATGAAGAGAAAAAAAATAGATTGATAGAAAAATTAAAATCTAGAGATTCAAAAATAGATGAAGAGACTATAAAACAGATGCAATTATACAATTAA
- a CDS encoding FMN-binding protein, with the protein MNEKIESILKYEGVFSVVAKCEDFPHIVNTWNSYVIFKNGEIFVPVAGMNKMQELLKKDNRVIVVIGTKELMGLHGMGMGVKIIGYASISSDTKEYKDLKAKFEWPRAVMKIEILESYQTT; encoded by the coding sequence ATGAATGAAAAAATAGAAAGCATATTAAAGTATGAAGGTGTTTTTAGTGTAGTAGCAAAATGTGAAGATTTCCCACATATTGTAAACACTTGGAACTCTTATGTGATTTTTAAAAATGGTGAGATTTTTGTTCCAGTTGCAGGAATGAATAAAATGCAAGAGTTACTTAAAAAAGATAACAGAGTTATTGTTGTTATTGGAACAAAAGAGCTTATGGGACTTCATGGAATGGGAATGGGAGTTAAAATAATAGGTTATGCTTCGATTTCAAGTGACACAAAAGAGTATAAAGATTTAAAAGCTAAGTTTGAATGGCCAAGAGCAGTTATGAAAATAGAGATTTTAGAATCATATCAAACTACATAA
- the pdxR gene encoding MocR-like pyridoxine biosynthesis transcription factor PdxR, translating to MYKFEQNSTPLYIQLYEQIKDEIKTKLKAGTKLTSIRKLSNEYNLSKTTIQTAYNQLYAEGYIESKKNSGYFVCEDIFQNFQTNKDEKKDENKQDFNYKIDFFPAHLAKSSFPKQTWLKLYNKALKNDINYGIYHDKQGELELREELSKYLFFSRAVLCSSEQIIITSGFSDSLFLVSAILKKFSNKIAVESPCYNVAKKVFEISSLEIENIPINSDGLNINLLERTDCNALYVTPSHQFPTGVTMPISNRLKLINWAKNNDAFIIEDDYDSELSYYNRPIPSMQGLENNNHRIIYLGTLSKALSPALRISYIVLPTSLLNFYHQIFDFRFSGVSIDIQKTLTLFLKEGYWEKHLRKIRNINRKKHDLMKEFLKEFLKDEIKILREGSGLNFLIQPLVNINLDKLDELCKQKEIKIYFKEFFDLEKVIALGFGGFEDFEIKNAIKNFSEVWFETKSFNL from the coding sequence TTGTATAAATTTGAACAAAACTCCACACCACTTTATATTCAACTATATGAACAAATAAAAGATGAAATTAAAACTAAACTAAAAGCCGGAACAAAACTAACTTCAATTAGAAAACTATCAAATGAATATAATCTTAGTAAAACAACCATACAAACTGCATATAATCAGCTATATGCGGAAGGTTATATTGAAAGTAAAAAGAATAGTGGATATTTTGTATGTGAAGATATTTTCCAAAATTTTCAAACAAATAAAGATGAAAAAAAAGATGAAAATAAACAAGATTTTAATTATAAAATAGATTTTTTTCCTGCACACTTAGCTAAAAGTTCTTTTCCAAAACAAACTTGGTTAAAACTTTATAATAAAGCTTTAAAAAATGATATTAATTATGGCATTTATCACGATAAACAAGGGGAATTAGAATTAAGAGAAGAACTTTCAAAGTATCTTTTTTTTTCTAGAGCTGTTTTATGCAGTAGTGAACAAATTATTATTACAAGTGGATTTAGCGATAGTTTGTTTTTAGTAAGTGCAATTTTAAAAAAATTCTCAAATAAAATAGCTGTTGAATCCCCTTGTTATAATGTTGCAAAAAAAGTTTTTGAAATTTCTTCTTTAGAAATAGAAAATATTCCTATAAATTCTGATGGATTAAATATAAATTTATTGGAAAGAACAGATTGTAATGCTTTATATGTAACACCTTCTCATCAGTTTCCAACAGGTGTTACAATGCCAATTTCAAATAGATTAAAACTTATTAATTGGGCAAAAAATAATGATGCTTTTATAATTGAAGATGATTATGATAGTGAACTAAGTTATTATAATCGTCCTATTCCTTCGATGCAAGGTTTAGAAAATAATAACCATAGAATAATTTATCTTGGGACTTTATCAAAAGCTTTATCCCCTGCTTTAAGAATTTCTTACATTGTTTTACCAACTTCATTACTAAATTTTTATCATCAAATTTTTGATTTTAGATTTTCAGGTGTTTCTATAGATATTCAAAAAACATTAACTCTATTTTTAAAAGAAGGATATTGGGAAAAACACTTAAGAAAAATAAGAAATATAAATAGAAAAAAACATGATCTAATGAAAGAATTTTTAAAAGAGTTTTTGAAAGATGAAATAAAAATTTTAAGAGAAGGAAGTGGATTAAATTTTTTAATACAACCCCTTGTAAATATAAATTTAGACAAACTTGATGAATTATGTAAACAAAAAGAGATAAAAATCTATTTTAAAGAGTTTTTTGATTTAGAAAAAGTTATTGCTTTGGGATTTGGTGGTTTTGAAGATTTTGAAATAAAAAATGCTATAAAAAATTTTAGTGAAGTTTGGTTTGAAACTAAATCATTCAATTTATAA
- a CDS encoding transglutaminase family protein — MQRYKIIHRTYYNYSSSVTLGAHSLLLRPRESYELRIESFALKSTPDSKIFWHRDVEDNSVAVATFDIPTQQLFIESEVIIQHYNESPLNFIVSDYAINYPFKYLANDNFILSSYMILPNEETRTLLNNWICNVYKYNETIQTYTLLQKLTTYIFKNFIYKVREEAGVQSVKQTLAFGSGSCRDFAFLFMEAVKCLGLATRFISGYLYAPLMSHEVGSTHAWAEVYIPGGGWIGFDPTTGNIVGTDHIAVAVSRLPDNVPPIAGSFVGVSGSTLSVGVWVTKV, encoded by the coding sequence ATGCAACGCTATAAGATTATCCACAGAACATACTACAATTATTCAAGTAGCGTCACTTTAGGCGCACATAGCTTACTTTTAAGACCAAGAGAAAGTTATGAACTTAGAATTGAGTCTTTTGCTTTAAAAAGTACTCCTGACTCAAAAATATTTTGGCACAGAGATGTGGAAGATAATTCTGTTGCCGTTGCTACTTTTGACATTCCAACCCAACAACTTTTTATTGAAAGTGAAGTGATTATTCAACATTATAATGAATCACCTCTTAATTTTATAGTATCTGATTATGCAATTAATTATCCTTTCAAATATCTTGCAAATGACAATTTTATCCTTTCTTCTTATATGATTTTACCAAACGAAGAGACAAGAACCCTTTTAAACAATTGGATATGTAATGTTTATAAATATAATGAAACTATTCAAACATATACACTTTTACAAAAATTAACAACTTATATATTTAAAAACTTTATATATAAAGTAAGAGAAGAAGCAGGTGTTCAAAGTGTAAAACAAACTTTAGCTTTTGGTTCAGGTTCTTGTCGAGATTTTGCTTTTTTATTTATGGAAGCTGTTAAATGTTTAGGTTTAGCAACAAGATTTATAAGTGGTTATTTATATGCCCCATTAATGTCCCATGAAGTTGGCTCAACTCACGCTTGGGCAGAAGTTTATATTCCAGGAGGTGGCTGGATTGGTTTTGATCCTACAACTGGAAATATTGTAGGAACTGATCATATTGCAGTTGCAGTTTCAAGATTACCTGATAATGTTCCTCCAATAGCAGGTTCATTTGTTGGAGTTTCTGGCTCAACTCTTAGTGTTGGAGTTTGGGTTACTAAAGTTTAA
- a CDS encoding N-acetyltransferase, with protein MDIRFYKPTVADITKMQDIVKEEVQSGKILLRTEDEMATTIRSYTVVEVDGKMAGFTATHIHSPRLAEVRSLVVAKEFRGLKLGRKLVDACIKEAKEYGIKQLLSLTYEQGFFESCGFRVISKEEIPEHKIWADCIRCKHFPICDEIAMVIDL; from the coding sequence TTGGACATTAGATTTTATAAGCCAACCGTAGCTGATATTACAAAAATGCAAGATATAGTAAAAGAAGAAGTACAAAGCGGAAAGATTCTTTTACGAACTGAAGATGAAATGGCAACAACAATTCGCTCTTATACTGTTGTAGAAGTAGATGGAAAAATGGCTGGATTTACTGCAACTCATATTCACTCTCCAAGACTTGCAGAAGTGCGAAGTTTAGTGGTGGCAAAAGAGTTTAGAGGTTTAAAACTTGGGCGAAAACTAGTAGATGCTTGTATAAAAGAAGCAAAAGAGTATGGAATAAAACAACTTTTATCTTTGACTTATGAGCAAGGATTTTTTGAAAGCTGTGGATTTAGAGTAATTTCAAAAGAAGAGATTCCTGAACATAAAATCTGGGCTGATTGTATTAGATGTAAACATTTTCCTATTTGTGATGAAATAGCTATGGTTATTGATTTGTAA
- the yihA gene encoding ribosome biogenesis GTP-binding protein YihA/YsxC, whose amino-acid sequence MRITEAKFLQSAQGIMDSPSPDRAEVAFLGRSNVGKSSLLNTLTNRKGLAKSSSTPGKTQLINYFEINFKTDNEELPYLYARFVDLPGFGYAKVSKSIKAEWNRNLTAYLEQRQCLQIFVHLIDSRHPLLDIDKNVDEFLRTIKRGDQIIIQAFTKIDKLKMNDLAKLKREYPDGIFISNLKKKGMIDLQNKITGYLFGH is encoded by the coding sequence ATGAGAATAACAGAAGCTAAATTTTTACAATCTGCACAAGGAATTATGGATTCTCCAAGTCCTGATAGAGCTGAAGTTGCATTTTTAGGAAGATCAAATGTAGGAAAATCTTCATTACTTAATACATTAACAAATAGAAAAGGTTTAGCAAAATCTTCTTCAACACCTGGGAAAACGCAACTTATAAACTATTTTGAAATTAATTTTAAAACTGATAATGAAGAATTACCATATTTATATGCAAGATTTGTGGATTTACCAGGATTTGGTTATGCAAAAGTTTCTAAAAGTATTAAAGCTGAATGGAATAGAAATCTAACTGCTTATTTAGAACAAAGACAATGTTTACAAATATTTGTACATTTGATTGATTCAAGACATCCTTTACTTGATATTGATAAAAATGTGGATGAATTTTTAAGAACAATTAAAAGAGGCGATCAAATCATCATTCAAGCTTTTACAAAAATAGACAAACTAAAAATGAATGATTTAGCAAAATTAAAAAGAGAATACCCCGATGGAATTTTTATATCAAACTTGAAAAAAAAGGGTATGATAGACTTACAAAATAAAATTACAGGATATTTATTTGGACATTAG
- the lptA gene encoding lipopolysaccharide transport periplasmic protein LptA, translating to MRYLICSLLCSTILFAQSETLTIDAQNFEADDKKGVSIFTGNVKIKMGQDKLNADRVDVYFTTDKNNAKVPLKYEATGKADFEIITKEKHYIGNGDKVIYSPQKEEYTILGNGYLQEKNDDRKVYGDTIYVNQLTGEARVKGSEQKPVRFIINVDRGEDKGTTK from the coding sequence ATGAGATATCTAATATGTTCACTACTTTGTTCTACAATTTTATTTGCTCAAAGTGAAACTTTAACAATAGACGCACAGAATTTTGAAGCTGATGATAAAAAGGGAGTTTCTATATTTACAGGAAATGTAAAAATAAAAATGGGTCAAGATAAATTAAATGCAGATAGAGTAGATGTATATTTCACAACTGATAAAAATAATGCTAAAGTTCCTTTAAAATATGAAGCTACTGGAAAAGCTGATTTTGAAATAATTACAAAAGAGAAACATTATATTGGAAATGGGGATAAAGTAATTTATTCACCACAAAAAGAAGAGTATACTATCTTAGGTAATGGTTATTTACAAGAAAAAAATGATGATAGAAAAGTTTATGGTGATACTATTTATGTAAATCAATTAACTGGAGAAGCTAGAGTAAAAGGAAGTGAACAAAAACCTGTTAGATTTATAATAAATGTGGATCGTGGTGAAGATAAAGGAACAACTAAATGA
- a CDS encoding KdsC family phosphatase, whose protein sequence is MIELIVLDVDGTLTDGKITYSNSGEETKSFDVADGLAIAVWTKKFGKKAAIITGRNSFVVEKRAKELNITHLHQGIKNKQEVLEQILKEENLSWSQVAAIGDDLNDYSMLKKVGLSFTPANGTHYLKEFVNVVCQNRGGDGAVREMLEYIFKEDGLEEEFLKAWL, encoded by the coding sequence ATGATTGAACTAATTGTTTTAGATGTTGATGGTACTTTAACAGATGGAAAAATTACTTACTCAAATAGTGGTGAAGAAACTAAATCTTTTGATGTTGCTGATGGATTAGCAATTGCTGTTTGGACAAAAAAATTTGGTAAAAAAGCTGCAATTATAACTGGGCGAAATTCTTTTGTTGTTGAAAAAAGAGCAAAAGAGTTAAATATTACCCATCTTCATCAAGGAATAAAAAATAAACAAGAAGTTTTAGAGCAAATCTTAAAAGAAGAGAATCTTTCTTGGAGTCAAGTTGCTGCTATTGGTGATGATTTAAATGATTATAGTATGTTAAAAAAAGTAGGGCTTTCATTTACTCCTGCAAATGGAACGCACTACTTAAAAGAGTTTGTAAATGTTGTTTGTCAAAATAGAGGTGGAGATGGAGCGGTTAGAGAAATGCTAGAATATATCTTCAAAGAAGATGGACTTGAAGAGGAATTTTTAAAAGCATGGCTATAA
- the hisB gene encoding imidazoleglycerol-phosphate dehydratase HisB — MVEINRKTKETDIKCKIDINGCGKSDIKTGVGFFDHMLEALSKHSGIDIELSCDGDLHIDAHHTVEDCGIVLGQALKKAIFPIQAVERYGNATVVMDEAATTCALDLSNRPFLVYEVNVSGKVGDFDVELVEEFFHALSGNAGLTVHIISDRGRNKHHILEASFKAFAVALRRALVKNERLGIPSTKGVL, encoded by the coding sequence ATGGTAGAAATTAATAGAAAAACAAAAGAAACAGATATTAAATGTAAAATTGATATAAATGGCTGTGGTAAGTCAGATATAAAAACAGGTGTTGGTTTTTTCGACCATATGTTAGAAGCTTTATCAAAACATAGTGGAATTGATATTGAATTATCATGTGATGGTGATTTACACATAGATGCGCACCATACAGTTGAAGATTGTGGAATAGTTTTAGGACAAGCTTTAAAAAAAGCAATTTTTCCTATTCAGGCAGTTGAAAGATATGGAAATGCAACAGTTGTTATGGATGAAGCAGCAACTACATGTGCTTTAGATTTATCTAATAGACCATTTTTGGTTTATGAAGTAAATGTAAGTGGAAAAGTTGGTGATTTTGATGTTGAATTAGTTGAAGAGTTTTTCCATGCTCTTTCAGGAAATGCTGGATTAACAGTTCATATTATAAGTGATAGAGGAAGAAATAAACACCATATTTTAGAAGCATCTTTTAAAGCTTTTGCTGTAGCACTTAGACGAGCTTTAGTAAAAAATGAGAGATTAGGAATTCCAAGTACAAAAGGTGTTTTATGA
- a CDS encoding septal ring lytic transglycosylase RlpA family protein, whose product MKFISSYLKSSLFLGLLSVFLFTGCSQKSYDVDYDKFYKDTKNSKINNSKEMHKYTMRPYSVFGIKYYPFVANIGDQFDGIASWYGPDFHDKKTSNGETYNMYDMTAAHKTLPMNTVVKVDNLENGRSIIVRINDRGPFVRGRIIDLSNKAAHEIDMYRKGTAQVKITVLGYNGEIENKNAPYVESATNSVKNERIDVIDPLEIKEDSIVSTKVPPKAPMINTNKSVNNTKVVRPVAPTITNNNTKVLSTGKYSIQVGAFSQESGAVKIKNEYQKKFSSNTVDTKKVLSNGKTFFKVFINGFDTYEKAQSFKNSNGLGNALITGN is encoded by the coding sequence TTGAAATTTATAAGTAGTTATTTAAAAAGTAGTTTATTCTTAGGTTTATTAAGTGTTTTTCTTTTTACTGGGTGTTCTCAAAAATCATATGATGTTGATTACGATAAATTTTATAAAGATACAAAAAATTCTAAAATAAATAACTCAAAAGAGATGCATAAATATACAATGAGACCATATAGTGTATTTGGAATAAAATATTATCCATTTGTAGCAAATATTGGAGATCAATTTGATGGAATTGCTTCTTGGTATGGACCGGATTTTCATGATAAAAAGACTTCAAATGGTGAAACTTATAATATGTATGATATGACAGCTGCTCATAAAACTTTACCTATGAATACAGTTGTAAAAGTAGATAATTTAGAAAATGGTAGATCTATTATCGTAAGAATAAATGATAGAGGACCCTTTGTTAGGGGAAGAATTATTGATTTATCAAATAAAGCTGCCCATGAAATTGATATGTATAGAAAAGGAACAGCTCAAGTAAAAATCACTGTTTTAGGATATAATGGTGAAATTGAAAATAAAAATGCACCTTATGTTGAAAGTGCAACAAATAGTGTAAAAAATGAAAGAATAGATGTTATTGATCCATTGGAAATAAAAGAAGATAGTATTGTATCTACAAAAGTGCCACCAAAAGCACCCATGATTAATACTAATAAAAGCGTTAATAATACAAAAGTAGTAAGACCAGTTGCTCCAACAATAACAAATAATAATACTAAAGTTTTATCAACTGGTAAATATAGTATTCAAGTTGGTGCATTTAGTCAAGAATCTGGAGCTGTTAAAATTAAAAATGAGTACCAAAAAAAGTTTAGTAGCAATACTGTAGATACAAAAAAAGTTCTTTCAAATGGAAAAACTTTCTTTAAAGTATTTATTAATGGGTTTGATACTTATGAAAAAGCTCAAAGTTTCAAAAATTCAAATGGTTTAGGAAATGCTCTTATTACTGGTAACTAG
- a CDS encoding transglycosylase SLT domain-containing protein — MYKFFILILFLVNTLSANVSEDDLKILKDLDIESSFISEKSLLDTFDEYSSSYNISYYNNILRKSSLNAQIVKTEIKNENLPDAVFFIPLLESSFVNQTRGKNSPAGLWQIMPETAKNLRLRNDEYIDERLDLIKSTDAASSYLKKYYKKLNKWYLAILAYNSGEGNVAEGIARSALDRYLEFNPNMNDNQSIKNYKKMLSDYRITKKGFSNLYIIFDKFESSYSLEYLVKNNKQNKYLAESSITYLKKLIAFSMIDNRNLFKSIDNKSRYTLEKVKAPKGLQLKSLANAVNMDYNEFRNLNKHIKKETLPNDSKSYNIYIPQNKLELYNQRIMNIKPIKENVIDTKVVENKKTNKSNNENTKQNKVVEVKKTNKAIIHIVKKGDSLESISKKYKVDLKKLKSDNNKKSNLINIGDKIEIYK; from the coding sequence TTGTACAAATTTTTTATATTAATACTTTTTTTAGTAAATACTCTTTCCGCAAATGTTTCAGAAGATGATTTAAAAATTTTAAAAGATTTAGATATAGAAAGTTCTTTTATATCTGAAAAAAGTTTATTAGATACTTTTGATGAATACTCTTCGAGTTATAATATAAGTTATTATAATAATATCTTGAGAAAATCTTCTTTAAATGCTCAAATAGTAAAAACTGAAATTAAAAATGAAAATCTTCCTGATGCTGTCTTTTTTATTCCTCTATTAGAATCAAGTTTTGTAAATCAAACAAGAGGTAAAAATAGTCCAGCTGGATTGTGGCAAATAATGCCAGAAACTGCAAAAAATTTAAGATTAAGAAATGATGAATACATTGATGAACGATTAGACTTAATTAAATCTACAGATGCTGCAAGTTCTTATTTGAAAAAATATTATAAAAAATTAAATAAATGGTATTTGGCTATTTTGGCTTATAACTCAGGTGAAGGTAATGTCGCTGAAGGAATAGCTAGATCAGCACTTGACAGATATTTAGAATTTAATCCTAATATGAATGATAATCAAAGTATTAAAAATTATAAAAAAATGCTTAGTGATTATAGAATTACTAAAAAAGGTTTTAGTAATTTATATATTATTTTTGATAAATTTGAATCATCTTATAGTTTAGAATATCTAGTTAAAAATAATAAACAAAATAAATATTTAGCAGAGTCAAGTATTACATATTTGAAAAAATTGATTGCATTTTCTATGATTGATAATAGAAATTTATTTAAAAGTATAGATAATAAATCTAGATACACATTAGAAAAAGTAAAAGCACCAAAAGGACTACAACTTAAATCTTTAGCAAATGCTGTAAATATGGATTATAATGAATTTAGAAATTTAAATAAACATATTAAAAAAGAAACATTACCAAATGATTCAAAATCTTATAATATTTATATTCCTCAAAATAAATTAGAACTCTACAATCAAAGAATTATGAATATAAAACCTATTAAAGAAAATGTAATTGATACAAAAGTAGTTGAAAATAAAAAAACTAATAAATCAAACAATGAAAATACAAAACAAAATAAAGTAGTAGAAGTTAAAAAAACTAATAAAGCAATTATTCACATTGTTAAAAAAGGGGATTCTTTAGAATCTATATCAAAAAAATATAAAGTTGATTTAAAGAAATTAAAAAGTGACAATAATAAAAAATCAAATTTAATAAATATAGGAGATAAAATTGAAATTTATAAGTAG